Proteins from a genomic interval of Granulicella sp. L56:
- a CDS encoding Hsp70 family protein: protein MPFPSTPVPSIGIDFGTTNSSIALATPEGAVELVSFPTAAASIESFRSILYLEQHKHAGRTQIKSFTGPSGIEHYLDAEHKGRLIQSLKSYLTSRTLTGTEVFGRRYSIEDLISRILTDLRLRAEQQFGQPVLHATVGRPVRFVGADSVDDDNFALQRLREAFTHAGFESVDFEMEPIAAAYSYESTLDHDELILIGDFGGGTSDFSLLHVGPGVRKRGRAAQDLLGNSGLGLAGDAFDARIVRKLVSPALGADSLARSLNKLLPAVPAWIYANLERWHYLSFLKTRNVNQILKSARANALEPEKIEALLTLIDEDLGYQLHQAVQRLKIALSHNESAQFYFHDGSMDIQATVARSDFESWIGDDLQSIEQCVDGLLETTGISAKTVDRVFLTGGTSFVPSVRRIFESRFTAERVRTGNEFTSVARGLALRARERTL, encoded by the coding sequence ATGCCTTTTCCGTCCACTCCCGTCCCCTCTATCGGAATCGATTTCGGAACGACCAATAGTTCCATCGCCCTTGCCACGCCCGAGGGCGCAGTCGAGCTGGTCTCGTTTCCTACGGCAGCGGCGAGCATCGAGTCCTTTCGCTCCATCCTTTATCTGGAACAGCACAAACATGCCGGCCGCACACAGATCAAAAGCTTCACGGGCCCCTCCGGCATCGAGCACTATCTCGACGCCGAGCATAAGGGACGGCTTATCCAGTCACTGAAGTCCTACCTGACCAGCCGCACGCTTACCGGGACGGAAGTCTTTGGCCGCCGCTACAGCATCGAAGACCTCATCTCGCGCATCCTCACCGACCTGCGCCTGCGCGCCGAGCAACAGTTCGGCCAACCTGTCCTTCACGCTACCGTGGGCCGCCCGGTCCGCTTCGTCGGCGCCGACTCTGTCGACGATGACAACTTCGCGCTACAGCGGCTACGCGAGGCTTTCACCCACGCCGGGTTCGAGTCCGTTGATTTTGAGATGGAGCCTATCGCCGCTGCCTACTCTTATGAGTCCACGCTCGACCACGACGAGCTGATCCTCATCGGCGACTTCGGCGGCGGAACCAGCGACTTTTCCCTGCTGCACGTCGGCCCCGGCGTCCGCAAGCGTGGCCGTGCCGCACAGGATCTGCTCGGCAACAGCGGCCTTGGCCTGGCAGGGGATGCCTTTGACGCCCGCATCGTCCGCAAGCTGGTATCGCCTGCGCTCGGCGCGGATTCGCTTGCACGCTCGCTCAACAAGCTGCTACCAGCCGTACCAGCATGGATCTATGCCAACCTCGAACGGTGGCACTACCTGTCGTTTCTGAAGACGCGCAACGTCAACCAGATACTCAAGAGCGCTCGCGCCAATGCATTGGAGCCGGAAAAGATTGAAGCGCTGCTTACCCTGATCGACGAGGACCTGGGCTACCAGTTGCATCAGGCCGTGCAGCGGCTCAAGATCGCGCTCTCGCACAACGAATCGGCGCAGTTCTACTTCCATGATGGCAGCATGGATATACAAGCCACGGTTGCTCGCAGCGACTTCGAATCATGGATAGGCGACGACCTGCAATCCATCGAACAATGCGTGGATGGCTTGTTAGAGACAACCGGCATCTCTGCCAAAACCGTCGACCGCGTATTCCTCACCGGTGGAACCAGCTTCGTGCCCTCAGTGCGCCGCATCTTTGAAAGCCGCTTCACCGCCGAGCGCGTACGCACAGGCAACGAATTTACCTCGGTAGCTCGCGGCCTTGCACTGAGGGCCCGCGAGAGGACCCTCTAG
- a CDS encoding formylglycine-generating enzyme family protein — MVDEVAGGCGGVGSEERSGKKPSCCAPVAVHEVEPSKLSASSARSIVPAAEALTDDMVALPGGTFLMGTDYAHGFPLDGEGPVRPVTVSPFQIDRSPVTNEEFAAFVDATGYRTEAEVFGWSFVFWAHIPAERFEELVEDTVAAAQWWCKVPVAFWRQPEGPGSDVRERGRNPVVHVSWNDAQAYAAWASKSLPTEAQWEYAARGGLEQKLYPWGDELTPGGEHRCNVWQGQFPVEDTGEDGYAGSCPVDSFPPNGFGLYSVTGNVWEWCADWFRNSFRPEFAQDPTGPANGQSKVMKGGSFLCHASYCNRYRVAARTSNTPDSSASNIGFRCARSA, encoded by the coding sequence ATGGTTGACGAAGTGGCCGGTGGTTGCGGCGGGGTAGGTTCAGAGGAGCGCAGTGGGAAGAAGCCTTCCTGCTGCGCTCCGGTTGCTGTACACGAAGTGGAGCCGAGCAAGTTGTCTGCGAGTAGTGCGCGAAGTATAGTTCCTGCTGCGGAAGCTCTTACGGACGACATGGTTGCACTGCCGGGTGGAACTTTTTTGATGGGCACTGACTATGCTCATGGATTTCCGCTGGATGGTGAAGGCCCGGTGCGTCCGGTGACGGTCTCTCCATTTCAGATCGACAGGTCTCCGGTAACGAACGAAGAGTTCGCGGCATTCGTCGATGCGACGGGCTATCGGACGGAGGCGGAGGTCTTCGGCTGGTCGTTTGTCTTCTGGGCGCATATTCCTGCCGAACGGTTTGAAGAGCTGGTGGAAGACACGGTAGCTGCCGCGCAGTGGTGGTGCAAAGTTCCGGTTGCGTTCTGGCGGCAGCCTGAAGGGCCGGGTTCCGATGTTCGCGAGCGGGGCAGAAATCCTGTCGTTCATGTCTCATGGAACGATGCGCAGGCCTATGCCGCGTGGGCGTCGAAGTCGCTGCCTACGGAAGCACAGTGGGAGTATGCGGCGCGTGGCGGGTTAGAGCAGAAGCTCTATCCGTGGGGAGATGAACTGACGCCCGGCGGAGAGCATCGCTGCAATGTATGGCAGGGACAGTTTCCGGTTGAAGACACGGGCGAGGATGGCTATGCGGGAAGCTGCCCAGTGGATAGCTTTCCGCCTAATGGATTTGGACTTTATTCGGTCACGGGCAATGTGTGGGAGTGGTGCGCAGACTGGTTTCGCAACTCGTTTCGCCCGGAGTTTGCACAGGATCCGACGGGGCCAGCGAATGGCCAGAGCAAGGTGATGAAGGGTGGGTCGTTTCTTTGCCATGCGTCCTACTGCAACCGCTATCGTGTCGCTGCGCGGACCTCGAATACTCCTGACAGCTCCGCTTCGAATATCGGATTTCGTTGTGCGAGGTCTGCCTGA
- a CDS encoding sodium/solute symporter (Members of the Solute:Sodium Symporter (SSS), TC 2.A.21 as described in tcdb.org, catalyze solute:Na+ symport. Known solutes for members of the family include sugars, amino acids, nucleosides, inositols, vitamins, urea or anions, depending on the system.) — protein MTSCFEALALAVPTRLHPIDLVIIAIYLVGITLFGLSFRKKTTGSRSLKSYFLADRSIPWWAIALSIVSAETSTLTIISIPGLAFGGDFGFLQVVFGYMVGRIVVAAIFLPKYFQGEMLTAYQLIDKRFGPTLHKVTALLFLLTRAAAEGVRVFAVSIVVGIAIGTRDVLSIAIISALTLLYTFEGGMAAVIWTDVVQMIIYVGGTLVAMATLGTHVPGGWSHIHEVAAAAGKFHLFHFALNLTETYTFWAGLIGGTFLTMASHGTDQLMVQRMLAARNLRQSIVALLSSGVVILLQFTLFLFIGAGLFVFYGLHPAVFASADRIFPTFIVREMPIGVAGLLVAAILAAAMSNLSAALNSLSSTTVVDFYMHWRPQADDRERMLISRSSTVIWAFVLFAIAVYSVHAGGKGHVVEIGLSIASVAYGALLGVFLLGTLTRYATQTGAILGMIVGFALNILLWLHPNPIALGPITIPHVAWTWYVFIGAVATFGIGTVASFIFRTKPKTKIIATTALLAFFALSAVAARGQSSEPPDFTPISTLMNDAVAQKKLPGAIVLIGHDNKVAFEQAYGHRSLEPSVEPMTEDTIFDMASLSKCLSTAVAVMQLYEEHKLNFDDPVAKYLPAFAANGKENITIRELLTHYSGLPPDINLKDIPWGLAAPDKAEGIRRALNSPLVTTPGTHFEYSDINFITLGALVEKLSGEPLDVYAQRHIFTPLHMTHTRYLPFAEACGPHETLGAAIALSDPPHLLKSDESSSAVFKDYSCSPPHWITSAIIPHTAPTTYDDEGTAATNPDFGHMLRGTVNDPTTRRMGGVAGHAGVFSTASDVALFAQALLDRLAGRPSTFPLKQSTLELMTKPEQPSSAETTATIFTPDGKTTKGIATRGFGWDINSPFSRPRGGVFPIGSFGHTGFTGTSLWMDPASDTYVIILTNAIHPRGNPPVSVLRGEIATAAGEALHLNEDASATTAESNAPTLTGIDVLESTQYSALAEAARRHNNHLRLGLLTNQNGLDSKGNRTVDLLATDAPRFVPGLTLTTLFSPEHGIFGKQDTTKIAAETDPDTHLPVISLYGPKDSDKRPKPEDLTKLDAVVIDLQDAGVRFYTYESVVGYFLEAAAQAHIEVIVLDRPNPIGGEQVQGPVSDAGLESYTDYMPLPVRHGLTLGELARYINGERHLPTAASPDVQVPINAHLTVVPMQNWTRSEYFDQTHLPWMNPSPNLRSLTAATLYPGVALLEAPNFSVGRGTPTPFEHFGAPYIDAPQLAAYLTARKIPGVTFTPTSFPVADTADHYPYHGQTIPGIHITLTDRNALDAPELGIELLAALHRFYPKKFDLDKAERLVASVNTMLDLSNNEDPRAIAASWASDIAAFKKRSAPYLLYH, from the coding sequence TTGACCAGTTGTTTCGAAGCCCTGGCGCTGGCTGTGCCGACGCGGCTCCATCCCATCGATCTTGTTATCATCGCCATCTATCTTGTTGGCATCACTCTCTTCGGGCTGAGCTTCCGTAAGAAGACCACCGGTAGCCGCTCTCTCAAAAGCTACTTCCTCGCCGACCGCTCCATCCCGTGGTGGGCCATCGCGCTCTCCATCGTCTCGGCCGAGACCAGCACGCTCACCATCATCTCCATCCCCGGCCTCGCCTTTGGCGGCGACTTCGGCTTCCTCCAGGTTGTCTTCGGCTACATGGTTGGCCGCATCGTCGTCGCCGCCATCTTTCTGCCCAAATATTTTCAGGGCGAGATGCTCACCGCCTACCAGCTCATCGACAAACGTTTCGGCCCCACGCTGCACAAGGTCACGGCTCTGCTCTTCCTGCTCACACGAGCGGCAGCGGAAGGCGTGCGCGTCTTCGCCGTTTCCATCGTCGTGGGCATCGCCATCGGCACGCGCGATGTTCTCTCCATCGCCATCATCTCCGCGCTTACCCTGCTCTACACCTTCGAGGGAGGAATGGCTGCCGTCATCTGGACGGATGTGGTGCAGATGATCATCTACGTTGGCGGAACGCTCGTCGCGATGGCAACACTCGGAACGCATGTGCCTGGAGGATGGAGCCATATCCACGAAGTCGCAGCCGCCGCCGGCAAGTTTCACCTCTTCCACTTCGCGCTGAACCTCACCGAAACCTACACCTTCTGGGCGGGCCTGATCGGCGGCACCTTCCTCACCATGGCGTCGCATGGCACCGATCAACTGATGGTGCAGCGGATGCTCGCCGCCCGCAATCTGCGCCAATCCATCGTTGCGCTGCTGTCGAGCGGCGTCGTCATCCTTCTCCAGTTCACGCTGTTTCTCTTCATCGGCGCGGGCCTCTTCGTCTTCTACGGCCTGCATCCGGCAGTGTTCGCTTCGGCAGACAGAATCTTTCCCACCTTCATCGTTCGCGAGATGCCCATCGGTGTTGCGGGCCTGCTCGTGGCCGCCATTCTTGCCGCTGCGATGTCCAACCTCAGCGCCGCACTCAACTCTCTCTCCAGCACAACCGTCGTAGACTTCTATATGCACTGGCGACCCCAAGCCGACGACCGCGAACGAATGTTGATCTCCCGCTCCTCCACCGTCATCTGGGCGTTTGTGCTCTTCGCCATCGCCGTCTACAGCGTTCATGCTGGAGGCAAAGGCCACGTCGTCGAGATCGGCCTCTCCATCGCCTCGGTCGCCTACGGTGCGCTGCTCGGCGTCTTCCTCCTCGGCACACTCACGCGCTATGCAACCCAGACCGGAGCAATTCTGGGCATGATCGTCGGCTTCGCGCTCAACATTCTGCTCTGGCTCCATCCCAACCCCATCGCACTCGGCCCCATCACCATCCCACACGTCGCCTGGACGTGGTACGTCTTCATCGGCGCGGTCGCAACCTTCGGAATCGGCACCGTCGCCAGCTTCATCTTTCGCACGAAGCCCAAAACGAAGATCATCGCCACGACCGCATTGCTCGCCTTCTTTGCATTGAGCGCAGTGGCCGCCCGTGGACAAAGCAGTGAACCTCCCGATTTCACCCCTATCAGCACCTTGATGAATGACGCCGTTGCCCAGAAAAAACTCCCCGGCGCGATCGTCCTCATCGGCCACGACAACAAGGTCGCATTCGAGCAAGCCTACGGCCACCGCTCTCTCGAACCCAGCGTAGAACCGATGACCGAAGACACCATCTTCGACATGGCCTCGCTCAGCAAGTGCCTCTCAACCGCAGTAGCCGTCATGCAACTCTACGAGGAGCACAAACTCAACTTCGACGACCCAGTCGCGAAATATCTTCCGGCCTTCGCCGCGAATGGCAAAGAAAATATAACCATCCGCGAGCTACTGACCCACTACTCCGGCCTGCCGCCTGACATCAACCTCAAAGACATCCCCTGGGGACTCGCCGCTCCCGACAAGGCCGAAGGCATTCGCCGCGCCCTCAACTCGCCTCTGGTGACCACGCCCGGCACCCACTTCGAATACTCCGACATCAACTTCATCACCCTCGGGGCACTCGTCGAAAAGCTCAGTGGCGAACCGCTTGATGTCTACGCCCAGCGACACATCTTTACGCCGCTCCACATGACCCACACGCGCTACCTGCCGTTTGCAGAGGCCTGCGGTCCTCACGAAACCCTCGGCGCTGCCATTGCACTTTCAGACCCGCCACACCTGCTCAAATCCGACGAATCCTCCAGTGCGGTCTTCAAGGATTACTCCTGCTCTCCACCCCACTGGATCACCTCCGCCATCATTCCCCATACCGCTCCCACCACCTACGACGACGAAGGCACAGCAGCCACCAATCCCGACTTCGGCCACATGCTTCGCGGCACCGTCAACGACCCCACCACTCGTCGCATGGGTGGAGTCGCAGGACACGCAGGCGTCTTTAGCACCGCCTCCGATGTGGCACTCTTCGCACAGGCGCTACTTGACCGACTAGCAGGACGCCCCAGTACATTTCCTCTGAAGCAATCCACGCTTGAGTTGATGACAAAACCCGAGCAGCCGTCATCTGCCGAAACCACGGCCACCATCTTCACCCCAGACGGCAAAACCACGAAGGGCATCGCCACACGCGGCTTCGGCTGGGACATCAACTCGCCCTTCTCGCGCCCACGCGGCGGCGTCTTTCCTATCGGCTCCTTCGGCCACACCGGCTTCACCGGAACCTCGCTCTGGATGGATCCAGCCAGCGACACCTACGTCATCATTTTGACGAACGCGATCCATCCACGCGGCAATCCGCCGGTCTCAGTCCTGCGAGGCGAGATCGCCACAGCGGCAGGCGAAGCTCTGCACCTCAACGAGGACGCTTCAGCCACAACAGCCGAGAGTAACGCTCCTACGCTCACCGGCATCGACGTGCTCGAGTCGACCCAATACTCCGCACTCGCCGAAGCCGCCCGGCGGCATAACAATCATCTGCGACTGGGTCTGCTCACCAACCAGAACGGCCTCGACAGCAAGGGCAACCGCACCGTCGATCTTCTCGCCACCGACGCACCCCGATTCGTTCCCGGCCTTACCCTTACTACGCTCTTCTCGCCGGAACACGGCATCTTCGGCAAGCAGGACACCACAAAGATCGCCGCCGAGACTGATCCCGACACGCATCTCCCCGTCATCAGCCTCTACGGCCCCAAAGACTCCGACAAGCGGCCAAAGCCGGAAGACCTTACCAAACTCGACGCTGTCGTCATCGATCTTCAGGACGCGGGAGTTCGCTTCTATACCTATGAGTCCGTCGTCGGCTACTTCCTCGAAGCGGCAGCGCAGGCACACATCGAAGTCATAGTCCTCGACCGCCCTAACCCCATCGGCGGCGAACAGGTGCAGGGGCCTGTCTCCGATGCCGGACTCGAATCCTACACCGACTACATGCCGCTGCCCGTTCGCCACGGCCTTACCCTCGGCGAACTGGCCCGTTACATCAACGGAGAGCGCCACCTTCCAACCGCCGCATCACCCGACGTTCAGGTTCCCATCAATGCGCACCTCACCGTCGTTCCCATGCAGAACTGGACGCGAAGCGAATATTTCGATCAGACCCACCTGCCCTGGATGAACCCCAGCCCGAACCTCCGCAGCCTCACCGCAGCGACGCTCTACCCTGGAGTGGCCCTGCTCGAGGCCCCCAACTTCTCCGTAGGCCGCGGCACGCCCACGCCCTTCGAGCACTTCGGCGCACCCTACATCGACGCGCCTCAACTCGCCGCTTATCTCACCGCCCGTAAAATTCCCGGAGTCACTTTCACTCCCACCAGCTTTCCTGTAGCCGACACTGCCGACCACTACCCGTACCACGGCCAGACGATTCCAGGCATCCATATCACGCTCACCGACCGCAATGCGCTCGACGCTCCAGAACTAGGCATCGAGCTTCTCGCCGCACTCCACCGCTTCTATCCCAAAAAGTTCGACCTCGATAAGGCAGAACGGCTCGTGGCCAGCGTCAACACCATGCTCGACCTCAGCAACAACGAAGACCCACGCGCCATCGCCGCTTCCTGGGCCAGCGATATCGCAGCGTTCAAAAAGCGTAGTGCGCCCTACCTGCTCTACCATTAG
- a CDS encoding aldehyde dehydrogenase (NADP(+)) has protein sequence MTAIEITGEMLIGAQSVRGAQGVVHSVNPATGETMAPEFGGGSAKDVDDACTLAMRAFDTYRAASLEQRAGFLEAIAQGILDLGDVLVERVMSESGLPRGRIEGERGRTVGQLKLFASLVREGRWLSVTLDSALPDRKPLPRSDLRAQKIPLGPVAVFGASNFPLAFSVAGGDTASALAAGCPVVAKSHPSHLGTSELIGRVIQKAVADCGLPEGVFSLVVGDGNAVGEALVAHRAIEAVGFTGSRRGGRALVAIAAGREVPIPVFAEMSSINPVFVLPGALAQRAEAIAQGLADSVTLGTGQFCTKPGIVIGIEGAEFERFEQAAKTAIEAKAATTMLNSGIHRAYEHGIAQWEGEANVSKLASGPPSATATCAGQPMLFATKAQHFLTTPVLMEEVFGPTTLLIACNDIEEMIAVAEHLSGQLTATLHLADGDVEIARRLLPVLERKAGRILANGFPTGVEVSYAMVHGGPSPSTSDSRATSVGAMAIERWLRPVCYQDLPSALLPEPLQNGNPLHLWRLIDGKLQQP, from the coding sequence GTGACGGCAATTGAAATCACAGGCGAGATGCTCATTGGAGCGCAAAGCGTTCGTGGTGCGCAGGGAGTGGTGCACTCGGTAAATCCTGCGACCGGCGAGACGATGGCTCCGGAGTTTGGCGGCGGCTCGGCAAAGGATGTCGATGATGCCTGCACGCTGGCGATGCGTGCCTTTGACACGTATCGGGCGGCGAGCCTTGAGCAGCGTGCGGGTTTTCTTGAGGCGATTGCACAGGGAATCCTCGATCTGGGAGATGTGCTGGTCGAGCGCGTGATGAGCGAGTCGGGACTGCCGCGTGGCCGCATCGAAGGCGAGCGCGGACGAACGGTGGGGCAGCTCAAGCTATTTGCCTCGCTGGTGAGAGAAGGCCGCTGGCTTAGCGTCACGTTGGACAGCGCATTGCCCGACCGCAAGCCTCTGCCTCGCTCTGATCTTCGAGCGCAGAAGATTCCGCTGGGGCCTGTGGCTGTGTTCGGGGCGAGCAATTTTCCCTTGGCCTTCTCGGTCGCGGGTGGAGATACCGCGTCGGCGCTGGCTGCGGGTTGTCCTGTCGTCGCGAAGTCGCATCCATCGCATCTGGGAACGTCCGAGCTGATTGGCCGCGTGATTCAAAAGGCCGTGGCAGATTGCGGATTGCCGGAGGGAGTATTTTCGCTGGTCGTAGGAGATGGCAACGCGGTGGGCGAAGCTCTGGTCGCACATCGGGCGATTGAAGCGGTAGGCTTCACGGGGTCGCGTCGCGGGGGACGAGCACTGGTTGCGATTGCCGCTGGGCGAGAGGTCCCCATCCCTGTCTTTGCGGAGATGAGCAGCATTAATCCTGTCTTTGTATTGCCTGGCGCATTAGCGCAACGCGCAGAGGCGATTGCGCAGGGACTGGCTGATTCGGTCACGCTGGGGACAGGGCAGTTCTGCACCAAGCCGGGCATCGTCATCGGCATTGAGGGCGCGGAGTTCGAGCGTTTTGAGCAAGCCGCGAAGACTGCCATTGAAGCGAAGGCTGCGACGACCATGCTCAACTCCGGCATTCACCGCGCTTACGAGCATGGCATTGCGCAGTGGGAGGGAGAGGCAAACGTCAGCAAGCTGGCGAGCGGCCCGCCCTCGGCGACGGCAACCTGCGCAGGGCAACCCATGCTCTTTGCGACGAAGGCGCAGCATTTTTTGACGACGCCTGTGTTGATGGAAGAGGTCTTCGGGCCGACGACTCTGTTGATTGCGTGCAACGACATAGAAGAGATGATTGCCGTGGCGGAGCATCTCTCCGGCCAGCTTACGGCGACGCTGCATCTTGCCGATGGAGATGTGGAGATTGCTCGGCGCCTGCTGCCGGTTCTGGAGCGCAAAGCGGGACGCATCCTGGCGAACGGCTTTCCGACCGGGGTTGAGGTCTCCTATGCGATGGTGCATGGTGGACCTTCGCCTTCGACATCAGACAGCCGTGCGACGTCTGTCGGCGCGATGGCGATTGAGCGCTGGCTGCGGCCGGTCTGCTATCAGGATCTGCCCTCGGCACTGCTGCCGGAGCCGCTGCAGAATGGCAACCCGCTTCATCTCTGGAGACTGATCGACGGTAAGTTGCAGCAGCCATAG
- a CDS encoding N-acetylglucosamine kinase, giving the protein MAYFIGIDAGGTKTRCVLGDDTRILGRADCGSIKLMRVGEAEATARLHRLLEETAAAAGVGLQEVTRSCVGIGGVSIPAVRQWCDTQMRAKVSGEVEVCGDEDIALDAAFHGGPGILAVSGTGSIFIGRSADGTMYPVGGWGPVLADEGSGWWIGVEAVRAGFWARDRGIETTLLAEVQKAWGLNSLGELVEKGNDRPGPDFAALVPLVVRCAESGDEMARAVLERAGADLAELITLVAVKMMETSDGREGPIGVAYVGSILEHVAIVRQTMIAALAESAPQTYVLEGAVNSLEGALWRARTAAA; this is encoded by the coding sequence TTGGCTTATTTTATTGGCATTGATGCAGGTGGAACGAAGACAAGGTGTGTTCTGGGAGATGACACCAGGATTCTCGGACGAGCGGATTGTGGGAGTATCAAGCTGATGCGCGTAGGCGAGGCCGAGGCCACGGCGCGTTTGCACAGACTCCTCGAAGAGACTGCGGCTGCGGCCGGGGTAGGGCTGCAGGAGGTTACGCGAAGCTGCGTGGGCATTGGTGGCGTTTCGATTCCAGCGGTGCGCCAGTGGTGCGACACGCAGATGAGAGCCAAGGTGAGCGGCGAGGTGGAGGTATGCGGAGACGAAGACATCGCTCTCGACGCGGCGTTCCACGGCGGTCCCGGCATTCTGGCGGTTTCGGGGACTGGATCAATCTTCATTGGACGTAGCGCAGATGGAACGATGTATCCCGTAGGGGGATGGGGGCCGGTTCTGGCCGATGAGGGATCGGGTTGGTGGATCGGCGTGGAGGCCGTTCGCGCGGGATTCTGGGCGAGAGACCGGGGAATTGAGACGACCCTATTGGCAGAGGTGCAGAAGGCCTGGGGGTTGAATTCTCTGGGGGAGCTTGTTGAGAAGGGAAACGACCGTCCAGGGCCGGACTTCGCGGCGCTGGTTCCTCTGGTGGTGCGATGCGCAGAGAGCGGTGACGAGATGGCGCGGGCTGTGCTGGAGCGAGCGGGAGCGGATCTGGCCGAATTGATCACTTTGGTCGCAGTAAAGATGATGGAGACTTCAGACGGTAGGGAAGGCCCCATCGGAGTAGCGTATGTGGGCAGTATTTTGGAGCATGTCGCGATCGTTCGACAGACGATGATTGCGGCGCTGGCGGAGTCCGCGCCGCAGACTTATGTGCTGGAGGGTGCGGTGAATTCGCTCGAGGGCGCTCTGTGGCGAGCCCGCACTGCGGCCGCCTGA
- the phoU gene encoding phosphate signaling complex protein PhoU, translating into MPRINFQQQLVALKDKLLAMAALSQQALSLSIDAYLGSDTILCDHIKEIEAAINAAERDVDEMAYDLLAKEQPMAIDLRFILSVIKINGDLERIGDQATNISQRVQILENGPSIALPVDISEMGERVGVMIRTAIQALLEADAKLADTVLAMDDEIDDMNRTVQTELIDLMQRRPEVSSQALNAIIVSRNLERSADHATNIAEDVIFWVRGSDVRHKFSLAHAE; encoded by the coding sequence ATGCCCCGCATTAATTTTCAGCAACAACTCGTCGCACTGAAAGACAAGCTCCTCGCCATGGCTGCGCTCTCGCAACAGGCCCTCAGCCTCTCCATCGACGCCTATCTCGGCAGCGACACCATTCTCTGCGACCACATCAAGGAGATTGAAGCCGCCATCAATGCCGCAGAGCGTGACGTCGACGAAATGGCGTACGACCTGCTCGCCAAAGAGCAGCCCATGGCCATCGACCTCCGCTTCATCCTCTCCGTCATCAAGATCAACGGCGACCTGGAGCGTATCGGCGATCAGGCAACCAATATCTCGCAGCGCGTCCAGATTCTCGAAAACGGTCCTTCCATCGCCCTGCCCGTCGATATCTCGGAGATGGGAGAGAGAGTCGGCGTCATGATCCGCACCGCTATTCAAGCCCTTCTCGAAGCCGATGCCAAGCTCGCCGACACAGTTCTCGCCATGGACGACGAGATCGACGACATGAACCGCACCGTCCAGACCGAACTCATTGACCTGATGCAACGACGCCCCGAAGTCAGCAGTCAGGCGTTGAATGCCATCATCGTCTCGCGCAATCTCGAGCGCTCCGCCGACCATGCCACCAACATCGCCGAAGACGTCATCTTCTGGGTGCGCGGCTCCGACGTGCGCCACAAGTTCTCACTGGCCCACGCCGAATAA